A window from Salvia miltiorrhiza cultivar Shanhuang (shh) chromosome 2, IMPLAD_Smil_shh, whole genome shotgun sequence encodes these proteins:
- the LOC131013165 gene encoding uncharacterized protein LOC131013165 — MAYNVGRTQSLGAYSPEQKAAQTTVTSIYQTHIAGYWRNVTVTWSKNLMNYSLSIAVDSVDQNDVIYTCKIDLKPWHFWAKKGYKCLEVDGTQLEAYWDLKSAKFSAGPEPISDYYVALVAHNEVVLLLGDNKKKAYKRTKARPALVEPVIFYKKENVFGKKSFSTRARFDQRKRDHDIVVESSTSGEKDPEMWISIDGIILIHIQNLQWKFRGNQTVLVNKQPVEVFWDVHAWLFCAPGTHHGLFIFKSTDFDDENESSLSESRCDESECSGNSRYFSVDGYSKGVEFCLFLYAWKVE; from the coding sequence ATGGCATACAACGTGGGGCGGACCCAATCGTTGGGCGCCTACTCGCCCGAGCAGAAGGCCGCACAGACAACAGTGACGAGCATTTACCAGACACACATTGCCGGCTATTGGCGCAACGTGACGGTGACGTGGAGCAAGAACCTCATGAATTACTCATTAAGCATCGCCGTGGACAGCGTCGaccaaaacgacgtcatttacACCTGCAAGATCGACCTAAAACCTTGGCACTTTTGGGCCAAAAAGGGGTACAAGTGTCTGGAGGTGGACGGTACCCAGCTGGAGGCCTATTGGGACCTCAAATCGGCTAAATTTTCGGCCGGCCCCGAACCCATCTCCGATTATTATGTCGCCCTTGTCGCACACAACGAGGTTGTCCTCTTACTAGGGGACAACAAAAAAAAGGCGTATAAGCGAACCAAAGCCAGACCGGCCCTGGTCGAACCGGTCATTTTCTACAAGAAGGAAAACGTGTTCGGGAAGAAGTCGTTCTCGACGCGAGCTCGATTCGATCAAAGAAAGCGCGACCACGACATCGTGGTGGAGAGCTCCACGTCGGGGGAGAAGGATCCGGAGATGTGGATAAGCATCGATGGGATCATCTTGATCCACATTCAGAATTTGCAATGGAAATTCAGGGGGAACCAAACGGTTCTTGTGAATAAACAGCCCGTGGAGGTGTTCTGGGACGTGCACGCCTGGCTCTTCTGCGCGCCCGGGACCCACCACGGGCTGTTTATATTCAAGTCCACCGACTTCGACGACGAAAACGAGTCGAGCTTGAGCGAGAGCCGCTGCGACGAGAGCGAGTGTAGTGGCAACAGCAGGTATTTCTCGGTGGACGGCTACTCAAAGGGCGTCGAGTTTTGTCTCTTCCTGTATGCTTGGAAGGTTGAGTGA